Proteins from one Streptomyces sp. NBC_00289 genomic window:
- a CDS encoding cell division protein SepF, whose amino-acid sequence MGSVRKASAWLGLVDDNDDERYYDDDGYTEGTEPGEAWVTDPRVKVAAEVAEAKERRIGTVTPDSFRDARAIGELFREGVPVIVNLTAMDAADAKRVVDFAAGLIFGLRGSIDRVSNRVFLLTPADTEIVNGDPAPHRTDGFFNQS is encoded by the coding sequence ATGGGATCGGTGCGCAAAGCTAGTGCATGGCTCGGCCTCGTCGACGACAACGACGACGAGCGTTACTACGACGACGACGGCTACACCGAAGGGACCGAGCCGGGGGAAGCCTGGGTCACCGATCCGCGGGTGAAAGTGGCCGCGGAGGTCGCCGAGGCGAAGGAGCGCCGGATCGGCACGGTCACTCCGGACAGCTTCCGGGACGCGCGCGCCATCGGCGAGCTGTTCCGCGAAGGGGTGCCGGTCATCGTGAACCTCACGGCCATGGATGCCGCCGACGCCAAGCGCGTGGTCGACTTCGCGGCCGGGTTGATCTTCGGTCTGCGCGGTTCGATCGACCGCGTGTCCAACCGTGTGTTCCTGCTGACCCCCGCCGACACGGAGATCGTGAACGGGGATCCGGCACCGCACCGTACGGACGGCTTCTTCAACCAGAGCTGA
- a CDS encoding DUF5685 family protein, whose protein sequence is MFGIVRPCSHRLGESLKAQWMAHLCGLCLALRGDHGQFARVVTNYDGLLVSVLTEAQRNGADGRRRTAGPCPLRGMRTASVTQGEGARLAAAVSLVLASAKVRDHVTDGDGLLARRPVALAARRIAVSWGKAGARTGLDVGFDTAVLVDAVDRQAGIESLAGAGTPILTVTEPTETATAAAFAHTAVLAGRPGNAVPLAEAGRLFGRLAHLLDAVEDRAADAAAGAWNPLTATGTPLTEARRLADDALHGIRLALREVAWAPGALAARRNADGKLAHQLLVHELRRSVDRAFGVSSCGHAAADTGAATATAAFGPPQHGGPYTPQGPQAPGSPYGGNPFGGEPPRPGRRGFWSGCAVAVGLCCTCQVCCADEFEGPWSRQRREGWCSNCDCDCCDCCDGCECCECCSCCDCGL, encoded by the coding sequence GTGTTCGGAATAGTCAGGCCATGCAGTCATCGGCTCGGTGAGAGCCTCAAAGCCCAGTGGATGGCGCATTTGTGCGGGCTGTGCCTCGCGTTGCGCGGAGATCACGGGCAGTTCGCGCGGGTGGTCACCAACTACGACGGGCTTCTCGTCTCCGTTCTGACGGAGGCTCAGCGAAACGGCGCCGACGGGCGGAGACGTACCGCGGGGCCCTGTCCGCTGCGCGGAATGCGCACCGCGTCCGTCACTCAGGGTGAGGGCGCCCGGCTCGCGGCCGCCGTCTCGCTCGTGCTCGCCTCCGCCAAGGTGCGTGACCATGTAACAGACGGGGACGGACTGCTGGCCCGCCGGCCGGTGGCGCTCGCCGCCCGCCGGATCGCCGTGAGCTGGGGGAAGGCGGGGGCGCGGACCGGCCTGGACGTGGGGTTCGACACCGCCGTACTCGTCGACGCCGTCGACCGGCAGGCCGGCATCGAGTCGCTCGCCGGGGCCGGGACGCCGATCCTGACGGTCACCGAGCCGACCGAGACGGCCACCGCCGCCGCCTTCGCCCATACCGCCGTGCTGGCGGGACGGCCGGGCAACGCCGTGCCGCTCGCCGAGGCCGGGCGTCTCTTCGGGCGCCTGGCACACCTGCTGGACGCCGTGGAGGACCGGGCGGCCGACGCCGCGGCGGGCGCGTGGAACCCGCTCACGGCGACCGGTACCCCGCTCACCGAGGCCCGGCGGCTCGCGGACGACGCGCTGCACGGGATACGGCTCGCCCTGCGCGAGGTGGCCTGGGCCCCCGGGGCCCTGGCGGCGCGGCGGAACGCCGACGGGAAGCTGGCGCACCAGTTGCTCGTGCACGAGCTGCGGCGCTCGGTGGACCGGGCGTTCGGGGTGTCGTCCTGCGGGCACGCGGCCGCGGACACCGGCGCCGCCACCGCAACCGCCGCCTTCGGACCGCCGCAGCACGGCGGACCGTACACCCCGCAGGGGCCGCAGGCGCCGGGCAGTCCCTACGGTGGGAACCCCTTCGGCGGTGAGCCGCCGCGGCCCGGCAGGCGGGGGTTCTGGTCGGGGTGCGCGGTCGCCGTCGGACTGTGCTGCACGTGCCAGGTGTGCTGCGCCGACGAGTTCGAGGGGCCGTGGTCGCGCCAGCGGCGCGAGGGGTGGTGCTCGAACTGCGACTGCGACTGCTGCGACTGCTGTGACGGTTGCGAGTGCTGTGAATGCTGCTCGTGCTGCGACTGCGGCTTGTGA
- a CDS encoding ATP/GTP-binding protein, whose amino-acid sequence MFAKGSGTQGPRSGRSDRIVPLAVKIVVSGGLGVGKSTFIRAISEIGRPLETEAPITQVSVGVDSLKGVESKTTTTVALDFGRITLDPTIALYLFGTPGQDRFSFLWDDLVEGALGTVILADTRRIEESFPAVDYFERQRAPFVLAVNRFDGAERFGLAEVRAALGLRSEVPVLECDARDRTSVRDVLGVLMNRVAGARGTSRRPALVPRERPAPPRTGPGSSVSSSVPAGRSGTS is encoded by the coding sequence ATGTTCGCGAAAGGATCAGGGACCCAGGGGCCGCGGTCCGGGCGCTCTGACAGGATCGTGCCGCTGGCCGTGAAGATCGTGGTCAGCGGGGGGCTCGGGGTGGGCAAGTCGACCTTCATCAGAGCCATTTCGGAGATCGGGCGCCCGCTGGAGACCGAGGCGCCGATCACTCAGGTGTCGGTCGGGGTGGACTCGCTGAAGGGTGTCGAGTCCAAGACGACGACGACCGTCGCCCTCGACTTCGGCCGCATCACGCTCGATCCCACGATCGCCCTGTACCTGTTCGGCACGCCCGGTCAGGACCGCTTCTCGTTCCTGTGGGACGACCTGGTGGAGGGCGCGCTCGGCACGGTGATCCTCGCGGACACGCGGCGGATCGAGGAGTCTTTCCCGGCGGTCGACTACTTCGAGCGGCAGCGGGCGCCGTTCGTCCTCGCGGTCAACCGGTTCGACGGAGCCGAACGGTTCGGACTCGCCGAGGTGCGGGCCGCGTTGGGACTGCGGTCCGAGGTACCGGTACTGGAGTGCGATGCGCGGGACCGGACGTCCGTGCGGGATGTGCTGGGTGTGCTGATGAACCGGGTGGCGGGGGCGCGCGGCACCTCGCGACGGCCGGCGCTCGTCCCGCGTGAGCGCCCCGCGCCTCCGCGGACAGGTCCTGGTTCCTCGGTCAGTTCTTCAGTTCCGGCGGGGAGATCCGGGACTTCGTGA
- a CDS encoding ABC transporter substrate-binding protein, with amino-acid sequence MRTSTHARYKPFAPFALIASAALFLTACGSGSDDAAGGTANAAARADKIPTTDVVSSIQKDEAAAGLLPSGVTGLTLAVAVGGTPPGTTYLDDGKTLTGQDVDFAHAVGKVLGIKLTTEQASFEAILPALDSGKYDFGASNFGVTEERRKTIDFVTYINDGQGFATRKDSKLGKVTDLKQLCGLNIATGAGTTFEATLEENKHLCADAGEKAYKVQTYSESGAIWSSLQQGRSDVVMSTINGLRYAVAQQEGVKFLNEFHRLDVGFAFKKGTKLAPAFQAAVNKLIADGTYDRILKKWGTTGSAITKSRISPPELKN; translated from the coding sequence ATGCGTACGTCGACGCATGCCCGTTATAAGCCTTTTGCACCTTTCGCCCTGATCGCCTCGGCGGCCCTGTTCCTCACCGCGTGCGGCTCCGGCTCGGACGATGCCGCCGGCGGGACCGCGAACGCCGCGGCCAGGGCCGACAAGATCCCCACCACGGACGTGGTCTCCTCCATCCAGAAGGACGAGGCGGCGGCCGGGCTGCTGCCCTCCGGCGTGACAGGCCTCACTCTCGCCGTCGCCGTCGGCGGCACCCCGCCCGGGACGACGTACCTCGACGACGGCAAGACCCTGACCGGTCAGGACGTCGACTTCGCCCACGCCGTCGGCAAGGTGCTGGGCATCAAACTCACGACGGAACAGGCGAGTTTCGAGGCGATCCTGCCCGCCCTCGACAGCGGCAAGTACGACTTCGGCGCCAGCAACTTCGGCGTGACCGAGGAGCGGCGCAAGACGATCGACTTCGTCACCTACATCAACGACGGCCAGGGCTTCGCCACCCGCAAGGACAGCAAGCTCGGCAAGGTCACCGACCTGAAGCAGCTGTGCGGCCTGAACATCGCGACCGGCGCCGGCACCACCTTCGAGGCCACGCTGGAGGAGAACAAGCACCTCTGCGCCGACGCGGGCGAGAAGGCGTACAAGGTGCAGACGTACAGCGAGTCGGGGGCGATCTGGTCCTCGCTCCAGCAGGGCCGCAGCGACGTCGTGATGTCCACGATCAACGGCCTGCGCTACGCGGTCGCCCAGCAGGAGGGCGTGAAGTTCCTCAACGAGTTCCACCGGCTCGACGTCGGCTTCGCCTTCAAGAAGGGCACGAAGCTGGCGCCGGCCTTCCAGGCGGCGGTGAACAAGCTCATCGCGGACGGCACGTACGACAGGATCCTCAAGAAGTGGGGCACGACGGGCTCGGCGATCACGAAGTCCCGGATCTCCCCGCCGGAACTGAAGAACTGA
- a CDS encoding amino acid ABC transporter permease, translated as MSSDTLAKAPAAPDIPEDADSLRIVPQRRLGQWTAAVVVVLLLALTVNSVLRNEAFQWDVVADYFTSDAVLRGLWLTLWLTAVVMVLGFALGALLAAFRLSANPVLRAVSWGYVWLFRSIPILVQLLLWFNIGALYPQILGVKTVNLLGPVTVAVIGLTLHEAAYAAEVVRGGILSVDRGQIEAAQALGLSRWRRWWRIVLPQAMRSIVPPAGNMLIGTLKGTSIVSVIAVQDLLYSVQLVYHRTYQVIPLLMVATVWYTVVTSVLGIGQYYVEKHYARGSERVR; from the coding sequence ATGTCTTCCGACACCCTCGCCAAAGCCCCCGCCGCACCGGACATACCCGAGGACGCGGACTCCCTGCGGATCGTCCCGCAACGCCGTCTCGGCCAGTGGACGGCCGCTGTCGTCGTCGTCCTGCTGCTGGCTCTCACCGTCAACTCGGTACTGCGCAACGAGGCGTTCCAGTGGGACGTCGTCGCCGACTACTTCACCTCGGACGCCGTGCTGCGCGGGCTGTGGCTCACCCTGTGGCTGACCGCGGTCGTCATGGTGCTCGGCTTCGCGCTGGGCGCGCTGCTCGCCGCCTTCCGCCTGTCGGCCAACCCGGTCCTGCGCGCGGTGAGTTGGGGGTACGTCTGGCTGTTCCGGTCGATCCCGATCCTGGTGCAGCTGCTGCTGTGGTTCAACATCGGGGCGCTGTACCCGCAGATCCTCGGGGTGAAGACGGTCAACCTGCTGGGTCCGGTCACCGTCGCGGTCATCGGGCTGACGCTGCACGAGGCCGCGTACGCCGCCGAGGTGGTCCGCGGCGGCATCCTCTCCGTCGACCGCGGTCAGATCGAGGCCGCTCAGGCCCTCGGGCTGAGCCGGTGGCGCCGCTGGTGGCGGATCGTGCTCCCGCAGGCGATGCGGTCCATCGTGCCGCCGGCCGGGAACATGCTGATCGGCACACTCAAGGGCACCTCGATCGTCAGCGTCATCGCCGTGCAGGACCTGCTCTACTCGGTGCAGCTCGTCTACCACCGCACCTACCAGGTCATCCCGCTGCTGATGGTGGCCACCGTCTGGTACACGGTCGTCACCTCGGTGCTCGGCATCGGCCAGTACTACGTGGAGAAGCACTACGCCCGCGGGTCGGAGCGCGTCCGATGA
- a CDS encoding FAD/NAD(P)-binding protein, which yields MRPSLVIVGAGPRGTGLVERIAANAAELYAGSELDIHLVDPFPPGAGRIWREEQSPLLWMNSHAEDVTMFTDETVDMAGPVHPGPTLHEWAGIDGATFADRQLQGSYLRWVHERAVAALPASVTVHHHPCRALRVGGPREGRQQVWLEDRPRPLLADLVILTLGHLDAELDEEQKQLVAYAARNDLVHIPPDFTADSDLSALAPGEPVLVRGFGLAFVDLMALLTEGRGGRYETGVDGELTYHPSGREPVLHVGSRRGVPYHSKIGYDWTGERPPLPRFFGPAEVGALLARPDRPDFRRDVWPLVEKELGFAHYHRLFAAHPERTRMAWTDFDEKYAAADVAERETLVVSAVPDPADRLDLAALDHPLDGVRYTSYDAFQDGLRGWVEEDLRRRHDPTHSPDQAVFFGLLSVYGQLVRLGDIGPWWHGFFSYLASGPPGPRLRQMLALSRAGVLGFLGADMTVAAEDGVFRASSPTVPGHVVEARALVEARLPSPTVERARDTLLRELYEDGAAATPDGLLSVDPADGRVLDRSGRPHPRRFALGPHTDGRGSGAFTRPRTGGPAFRQNDATARAALAFLRALACRTAA from the coding sequence ATGAGGCCCTCGCTGGTGATCGTCGGGGCCGGGCCGCGGGGGACCGGTCTCGTCGAGCGGATCGCCGCCAACGCGGCCGAGCTGTACGCCGGTTCGGAGCTCGACATCCATCTGGTCGACCCCTTTCCGCCGGGCGCCGGCCGCATCTGGCGCGAGGAGCAGTCGCCGCTGCTGTGGATGAACTCGCACGCCGAGGACGTCACCATGTTCACCGACGAGACGGTGGACATGGCCGGGCCCGTGCACCCGGGACCCACCCTGCACGAGTGGGCGGGCATCGACGGCGCCACCTTCGCGGACCGGCAGCTCCAGGGCTCCTACCTGCGCTGGGTGCACGAGCGGGCCGTGGCCGCGCTGCCCGCGTCCGTCACCGTCCACCACCACCCGTGCCGCGCGCTGCGCGTCGGCGGGCCCCGGGAGGGACGCCAGCAGGTCTGGCTGGAGGACCGCCCGCGCCCGCTTCTCGCCGACCTCGTGATCCTCACCCTCGGCCACCTCGACGCGGAACTGGACGAGGAACAGAAACAGTTGGTCGCCTACGCGGCCCGCAACGACCTCGTGCACATCCCGCCCGACTTCACCGCCGACAGTGACCTGTCCGCGCTCGCGCCCGGCGAACCCGTCCTCGTCCGGGGCTTCGGGCTCGCCTTCGTCGACCTGATGGCGCTGCTCACGGAGGGCCGGGGCGGACGCTACGAGACCGGCGTCGACGGCGAGTTGACGTACCACCCGTCCGGGCGGGAACCCGTGCTGCACGTCGGCTCGCGACGCGGAGTGCCGTACCACTCGAAGATCGGCTACGACTGGACCGGTGAACGGCCGCCGCTGCCCCGGTTCTTCGGGCCCGCCGAGGTCGGCGCGCTGCTCGCCCGGCCGGACCGCCCCGACTTCCGGCGTGACGTGTGGCCGCTGGTGGAGAAGGAGCTCGGCTTCGCCCACTACCACCGGCTGTTCGCGGCCCATCCCGAGCGGACCCGGATGGCCTGGACCGACTTCGACGAGAAGTACGCGGCCGCCGACGTGGCGGAACGCGAGACCCTCGTCGTCTCCGCCGTACCCGATCCGGCCGACCGGCTCGACCTCGCCGCCCTCGACCATCCGCTGGACGGGGTGCGGTACACCTCGTACGACGCCTTCCAGGACGGCCTGCGCGGCTGGGTCGAGGAGGACCTGAGACGACGCCACGACCCCACGCACAGCCCCGACCAGGCGGTGTTCTTCGGACTGCTGTCGGTCTACGGCCAGCTGGTCCGGCTCGGTGACATCGGCCCCTGGTGGCACGGCTTCTTCAGCTACCTGGCCTCGGGACCGCCCGGCCCCCGGCTGCGGCAGATGCTCGCGCTGTCGCGTGCGGGTGTCCTCGGCTTCCTGGGCGCCGACATGACCGTCGCCGCCGAGGACGGGGTGTTCCGGGCGTCGAGCCCCACCGTGCCGGGCCACGTCGTCGAGGCCCGGGCGCTGGTGGAGGCGCGGCTGCCGAGCCCCACCGTCGAGCGGGCCCGCGACACCCTGCTGCGGGAGCTGTACGAGGACGGGGCCGCCGCGACCCCCGACGGACTGCTGTCCGTGGACCCCGCCGACGGACGGGTCCTCGACCGGTCCGGGCGGCCGCACCCACGGCGGTTCGCGCTCGGACCGCACACCGACGGGCGGGGCTCCGGCGCCTTCACCCGGCCGCGCACCGGCGGACCGGCGTTCCGGCAGAACGACGCCACCGCGCGGGCCGCGCTGGCGTTTCTGCGGGCGCTCGCGTGTCGCACCGCCGCGTAG
- a CDS encoding amino acid ABC transporter ATP-binding protein: MSVMVDIRSVHKSFGSLEVLKGIDLAVRSGEVTVVLGPSGSGKSTLLRTINHLEKVDRGVISVDGVLVGYRRSGDKLHELREREVLRQRTQIGFVFQNFNLFPHLTVLDNVVEAPVAALKRPRRDAVEAARRLLDRVGLADKTDAYPRQLSGGQQQRVAIARALALEPKLLLFDEPTSALDPELVGEVLDVIKDLAHQGTTMIVVTHEIGFAREVADTVVFMDDGRVVEQGAPGDVLDAPRHERTRAFLSKVL; the protein is encoded by the coding sequence ATGAGCGTCATGGTCGACATCAGGTCCGTCCACAAGAGCTTCGGCTCCCTCGAGGTGCTCAAGGGCATCGACCTCGCCGTGCGGAGCGGCGAGGTCACCGTCGTCCTCGGCCCCTCCGGCTCCGGCAAGTCGACGCTGCTGCGCACCATCAACCACCTGGAGAAGGTGGACCGCGGAGTGATCAGCGTGGACGGCGTCCTGGTCGGCTACCGGCGCTCGGGGGACAAGCTCCACGAACTGCGTGAACGCGAGGTGCTCAGACAGCGCACGCAGATCGGCTTCGTCTTCCAGAACTTCAACCTGTTCCCGCACCTCACGGTGCTCGACAACGTCGTCGAGGCACCCGTCGCCGCGCTGAAGCGGCCCCGCCGGGACGCCGTCGAGGCCGCGCGCCGGCTGCTGGACCGGGTGGGGCTCGCCGACAAGACCGACGCCTACCCCCGGCAGCTGTCCGGCGGTCAGCAGCAGCGCGTCGCCATCGCCCGCGCCCTGGCGCTGGAACCCAAGCTGCTCCTCTTCGACGAACCGACCTCCGCGCTCGACCCCGAGCTGGTCGGTGAGGTCCTCGACGTCATCAAGGACCTAGCCCACCAGGGCACCACGATGATCGTCGTCACGCACGAGATCGGCTTCGCCCGCGAGGTCGCCGACACGGTTGTGTTCATGGACGACGGGCGCGTCGTCGAGCAGGGCGCCCCCGGGGACGTGCTCGACGCGCCACGGCACGAGCGGACGCGGGCGTTCCTCTCCAAGGTTCTCTGA
- a CDS encoding LLM class flavin-dependent oxidoreductase: MTSKPGRALLHLAAAVDQRTAYDAGSHVELARLAERGGLDFVTLDDTFARPGPDALAVLARVAPATRRIGLVPTVTTTHTEPFHVQAAVATLDWVSRGRAGWRLDVSTTEGEARLFGRRHAAPADDLWQEAGEVADVAARLWDSWEDDAEIRDVSTGRFVDRDKLHHVDFTGSAFSVRGPSIVPRPPQGHPVRVVDATEGHARATAARYADVALVRSVSFAQAGAVREQLRDTAAAFGRRPDELRVLASLAVDLGDGEHAAEPGHGGGGPRQTAQGPLYRGGPVDLAELIAAWHAEGAVDGFHFTPVQPRRDLERLVNGTVALLQHRGLFRTFYPGSTLREHLGLARPANRYAVTGRAS; encoded by the coding sequence ATGACCTCCAAGCCCGGCCGGGCGCTGCTGCACCTGGCCGCCGCCGTCGACCAGCGGACGGCGTACGACGCCGGTTCCCACGTCGAGCTGGCGCGGCTCGCCGAACGCGGCGGCCTCGACTTCGTGACGCTGGACGACACCTTCGCCCGCCCCGGCCCCGACGCGCTCGCCGTCCTGGCCCGGGTGGCGCCGGCCACGCGCCGGATCGGTCTGGTGCCGACCGTCACGACCACCCACACCGAGCCCTTCCACGTGCAGGCGGCCGTCGCGACCCTCGACTGGGTCAGCCGCGGCCGGGCCGGCTGGCGGCTGGACGTGTCGACGACCGAGGGAGAGGCCCGCCTCTTCGGCCGCCGGCACGCCGCCCCCGCCGACGACCTGTGGCAGGAGGCGGGCGAAGTCGCCGACGTGGCCGCCCGGTTGTGGGACAGCTGGGAGGACGACGCCGAGATCCGGGACGTGAGCACCGGCCGTTTCGTCGACCGGGACAAGCTGCACCACGTCGACTTCACCGGCTCCGCCTTCTCGGTCAGGGGCCCCTCGATCGTGCCGCGCCCCCCGCAGGGTCATCCCGTCCGGGTGGTCGACGCCACCGAGGGCCACGCCCGGGCGACCGCGGCCCGGTACGCCGACGTGGCGCTCGTACGGTCGGTGAGCTTCGCGCAGGCCGGCGCCGTACGCGAGCAACTGCGCGACACCGCCGCGGCGTTCGGACGCCGTCCCGACGAGCTGCGGGTCCTGGCGAGCCTCGCTGTCGACCTCGGCGACGGGGAGCACGCGGCCGAGCCGGGCCACGGCGGGGGCGGCCCCCGGCAGACCGCGCAGGGCCCGCTCTACCGCGGCGGCCCCGTCGACCTCGCGGAACTGATCGCCGCCTGGCACGCGGAGGGCGCCGTCGACGGCTTCCACTTCACGCCGGTCCAGCCGCGCCGGGACCTGGAGCGACTGGTCAACGGGACGGTGGCCCTGCTCCAGCACCGGGGCCTGTTCCGCACCTTCTACCCGGGCAGCACGCTCAGGGAGCACCTGGGTCTCGCCAGACCCGCCAACCGGTACGCCGTGACGGGGCGAGCGTCATGA
- a CDS encoding NtaA/DmoA family FMN-dependent monooxygenase (This protein belongs to a clade of FMN-dependent monooxygenases, within a broader family of flavin-dependent oxidoreductases, the luciferase-like monooxygenase (LMM) family, some of whose members use coenzyme F420 rather than FMN.), which yields MTVRTGASRRQIHLAAHFPGVDDATVWGDPGFRSPIEFSSLEHLARTAERGLFDFFLLAGEPRLREHKGRIHDLDVVGRPEPITVLNALAAVTERLGLAAAVDATFSEPYDLARRLATLDHLSGGRAAWNPVTSPDAFTGENFRSGGFPDRADLPDSRLRPSGGVALTRAAEFVDTARELWGSWTAQGVSRPFAHRGRHFDIAGEFGVPRSPQGHPVVIQADDSDEGREFAARAADVIFTRHGTLEAGRSFHADVKRRLERYGRTPDDLKIMSGVTVVLGDTAAEAREKASEIRRRQVSPQNAITTLEQIWGTDLSAYDPDGPLPDTDPVPQPAITEGLTRRGDTVAIAEKWRALSKEKGLSIRQTVIEEGGRQSFVGTPEAVAAELDEFVQRDAADGFVLVPHLTPGGLDEFVDRVVPLLQERGSFRTAYRGATLRSHLGLSV from the coding sequence ATGACCGTACGGACCGGCGCCTCGCGCAGGCAGATCCACCTCGCGGCGCACTTCCCGGGCGTCGACGACGCCACCGTCTGGGGCGATCCGGGCTTCCGGTCCCCGATCGAGTTCTCCTCCCTCGAGCACCTCGCCCGCACGGCCGAACGCGGACTCTTCGACTTCTTCCTCCTCGCCGGGGAACCGCGGCTGCGCGAACACAAGGGCCGCATCCACGATCTGGACGTGGTCGGGCGCCCGGAGCCGATCACCGTGCTCAACGCCCTGGCCGCCGTCACCGAGCGGCTCGGGCTCGCCGCCGCGGTCGACGCGACCTTCAGCGAGCCCTACGACCTGGCCCGCAGGCTGGCCACCCTGGACCACCTCAGTGGCGGCCGGGCCGCCTGGAACCCGGTGACCTCTCCCGACGCCTTCACCGGCGAGAACTTCCGGAGTGGCGGCTTCCCCGACCGGGCCGACCTTCCCGACTCCCGGCTTCGCCCCAGCGGAGGGGTCGCCCTCACGCGAGCCGCCGAGTTCGTCGACACCGCACGGGAGCTGTGGGGCTCCTGGACAGCGCAGGGCGTGTCGCGGCCGTTCGCGCACCGCGGGCGGCACTTCGACATCGCGGGCGAGTTCGGCGTGCCGCGTTCCCCGCAGGGGCACCCGGTGGTCATCCAGGCGGACGACTCGGACGAGGGGCGGGAGTTCGCCGCGCGGGCGGCCGACGTGATCTTCACGCGGCACGGCACGCTGGAGGCCGGCCGCTCCTTCCACGCCGACGTGAAGCGACGCCTGGAGAGATACGGCCGTACTCCGGACGACCTGAAGATCATGTCCGGTGTCACCGTCGTCCTGGGCGACACCGCCGCCGAGGCGCGGGAGAAGGCCTCCGAGATCAGGCGGCGGCAGGTCTCCCCGCAGAACGCGATCACCACGCTGGAGCAGATCTGGGGGACCGACCTCTCCGCGTACGACCCCGACGGACCGCTGCCCGACACCGATCCGGTGCCGCAACCGGCGATCACCGAGGGGCTGACCCGGCGCGGCGACACCGTCGCGATCGCCGAGAAGTGGCGGGCCCTGTCGAAGGAGAAGGGACTGTCCATCCGGCAGACCGTGATCGAGGAGGGCGGCCGGCAGTCCTTCGTCGGGACCCCCGAGGCGGTCGCCGCCGAACTCGATGAGTTCGTGCAGCGGGACGCCGCCGACGGCTTCGTTCTCGTACCGCATCTCACGCCCGGCGGACTCGACGAGTTCGTGGACCGGGTGGTGCCGCTGCTCCAGGAACGCGGCTCGTTCCGCACGGCCTACCGGGGCGCCACTCTCCGCTCTCACCTGGGGCTCTCCGTATGA
- a CDS encoding DUF1684 domain-containing protein, which yields MTTDVSDAWKSWHEHRVEAVSAPYGPLALTGTHWLEDYPDGRLPDIPGIWVAEADGVVLTAVETNGLTVDGQPLDGEVHLTADQGPADGARIAYGERRLVVLVREGVWGVRDFDPASAARRAFLGIDATPYDPRWSVPGRFTPYAEHRTVRVENADGRERGFGLGGELSFTLDGQERTLRVAVEGDGSLWAVFADADSGNGSYRFRFLRPAAPDAEGRTTVDFNRALLPPCAFADHFICPFPPPGNTLDVAVEAGERKLL from the coding sequence ATGACGACGGACGTATCCGACGCGTGGAAGTCGTGGCACGAGCATCGCGTGGAGGCGGTGTCGGCGCCCTACGGGCCCCTCGCGCTCACCGGCACGCACTGGCTGGAGGACTATCCGGACGGGCGACTTCCGGACATCCCCGGGATCTGGGTGGCCGAAGCCGACGGGGTCGTGCTCACGGCCGTCGAGACGAACGGCCTGACCGTCGACGGGCAGCCCCTCGACGGCGAGGTCCACCTCACCGCCGATCAGGGACCGGCCGACGGGGCCCGGATCGCGTACGGCGAACGGCGTCTGGTCGTACTCGTCCGCGAAGGAGTGTGGGGGGTACGCGACTTCGACCCGGCCTCCGCGGCACGGCGGGCGTTCCTCGGCATCGACGCCACGCCGTACGATCCGCGCTGGTCGGTGCCGGGACGTTTCACTCCCTACGCCGAGCATCGCACCGTACGGGTGGAGAACGCGGACGGACGGGAACGCGGGTTCGGCCTCGGCGGCGAGCTGTCCTTCACCCTCGACGGACAGGAACGGACGCTGCGGGTGGCGGTCGAGGGCGACGGCTCGCTGTGGGCCGTGTTCGCCGACGCCGACAGCGGGAACGGCAGCTACCGCTTCCGGTTCCTGCGCCCGGCCGCGCCCGACGCCGAGGGACGGACGACGGTCGACTTCAACCGCGCCCTGCTGCCGCCGTGCGCGTTCGCCGACCACTTCATCTGCCCGTTCCCGCCGCCGGGCAACACGCTGGACGTCGCGGTCGAGGCGGGGGAGCGCAAGCTGCTCTGA